A single region of the Neodiprion pinetum isolate iyNeoPine1 chromosome 5, iyNeoPine1.2, whole genome shotgun sequence genome encodes:
- the PpD3 gene encoding serine/threonine-protein phosphatase 5 has product MSENAEITGAISSSDDIKTAEKFKEEANEYFKKQDYNRAIELYTKAIEVDPTVAVYYGNRSFAYLKTECFGYALTDASKAIELDRNYVKGYYRRAAAYMSLGKFKLALKDYETVTKARPNDKDAKTKFTECNKMVKKLAFEKAISVEENKKNIADTINLDDMAIEDEYTGPKLENDKVTLEFMTDLLSWYKKQNKLHRKYAYKILLDIKAWFMAQPSLVDISIPDKSKFTICGDIHGQYYDLLNVFKLNGLPSETNPYLFNGDFVDRGSFSVECIFTLFGFKLLYPNHFFMSRGNHESATMNQMYGFDGEVKAKYTAQMAELFTEVYNWLPLAHCLNSKVLVMHGGLFSRDDVTLSEIREIDRNRQPPEEGLMCELLWSDPQPQPGRAPSKRGVGVQFGPDVTHNFLSLNGLDYIVRSHEVKNEGYEVAHDGKCITVFSAPNYCDTMGNRGAFITLNGKDMEPNFTSYEAVPHPNVRPMAYANSLLKFMC; this is encoded by the exons ATGAGTGAGAACGCTGAAATAACTGGAGCAATATCTTCTTCCGACGATATCAAGACAGCCGAAAAGTTCAAAGAAGAGGCAAACGAGTACTTCAAAA AACAAGATTATAATCGAGCTATAGAATTGTACACAAAAGCGATAGAAGTGGACCCCACTGTCGCTGTATATTATGGAAACAGAAGTTTTGCCTACCTGAAAACCGAATGTTTCGGATATGCCCTGACGGATGCCTCAAAGGCAATTGAATTAGACCGAAACTATGTAAAAGGCTATTACAGAAGAGCAGCAGCTTACATGTCGCTTGGTAAATTTAAGCTGGCTCTTAAGGACTATGAAACAGTGACAAAAGCGAGGCCCAATGACAAGGATGCTAAAACAAAATTCACTGAATGCAataaaatggtgaaaaaactAGCTTTCGAAAAAGCCATCTCTGTTGAagagaataagaagaatatAGCTGACACGATTAATCTTGATGACATGG CAATTGAAGACGAATACACCGGACCAAAACTAGAAAATGACAAAGTAACCTTGGAGTTTATGACGGATTTACTATCTTGGTATAAGAAGCAAAATAAACTTCATCGCAAGTATGCCTACAAGATACTTCTCGATATCAAAGCATGGTTTATGGCGCAGCCAAGCTTAGTAGATATTTCTATACCTGACAAGAGCAAGTTTACCATTTGCGGCGATATACATGGCCAGTATTATGATCTACTCAACGTATTCAAGCTGAATGGTCTACCCTCGGAAACCAATCCTTAT TTATTTAACGGAGACTTTGTGGACAGAGGATCCTTTTCTGTAGAGTGTATATTCACGTTGTTCGGCTTCAAGCTTCTATATCCCAATCACTTTTTCATGTCAAGGG GAAACCATGAATCTGCAACTATGAATCAAATGTATGGCTTTGATGGCGAGGTCAAGGCAAAATACACAGCACAAATGGCGGAACTTTTCACAGAGGTTTATAATTGGCTGCCTCTTGCGCACTGCCTCAATAGTAAAGTGCTT GTGATGCATGGAGGACTATTTTCAAGGGACGATGTGACGTTGTCCGAAATTCGAGAAATAGATAGAAACCGGCAGCCACCGGAAGAAGGACTGATGTGTGAATTGTTATGGTCAGATCCACAGCCTCAGCCGGGCCGAGCCCCTAGTAAAAGAGGGGTTGGGGTTCAATTTGGACCCGACGTCACACACAATTTCCTCAGTCTGAACGGACTTGATTATATCGTTAGAAGTcatgaagtgaaaaatgagGGCTATGAAGTTGCACATGATGGCAAATGTATCACGGTTTTCTCAGCTCCCAATTACTG tGATACCATGGGTAACCGAGGTGCCTTTATCACGCTCAACGGTAAAGATATGGAACCCAATTTCACATCATACGAAGCAGTG CCCCATCCGAACGTGAGGCCAATGGCGTATGCTAATTCTTTACTAAAATTCATGTGCTAG
- the LOC124220122 gene encoding CD63 antigen-like has translation MVVGVQLSMGSRCVKYLMFIFNLLFVISGILLISLGSVIFAIFHEYRHFLDKEFLSVPSLLIAIGVIIFLIAFFGCCGAVRENYCMLVTFATLMILVFILELAGGISGYVLRAQASDIVTEKMNSSMAEYKDNTEITFLWDGIQKKLRCCGTNEPKDWQLYFDNDSLPMTCCDPQAGAAGTVSCKLNSTSELHVHDVGCAPAFLDFVKVHALQLGGVGFGVAFLQFAGIWFAISLAKSIRNTYESV, from the exons ATGGTGGTCGGTGTCCAACTTTCGATGGGTTCGCGCTGCGTCAAGTACCTTATGTTTATATTTAACCTGCTCTTTGTG ATTAGCGGAATCCTGCTGATCTCGCTTGGATCGGTGATTTTTGCCATTTTCCATGAATACCGCCATTTCCTTGACAAGGAATTCCTCTCGGTACCATCGCTGCTGATAGCGATTGGTGTGATAATTTTCCTCATCGCATTTTTCGGCTGTTGTGGAGCTGTTCGGGAGAATTACTGTATGCTTGTTACG TTTGCCACGTTGATGATACTCGTATTCATCCTCGAACTTGCCGGTGGAATTTCTGGATACGTACTGAGGGCACAAGCGTCCGACATCGTTACTGAAAAAATGAACAGCTCGATGGCCGAATACAAGGACAATACCGAGATCACTTTCCTCTGGGATGGGATTCAGAAGAAA CTCCGATGCTGCGGCACAAATGAGCCGAAGGATTGGCAGCTATACTTCGACAACGATTCTCTCCCAATGACTTGCTGTGATCCACAAGCTGGTGCCGCTGGAACTGTGTCCTGCAAACTCAATTCAACATCAGAGCTGCACGTCCACGATGTAGGCTGCGCTCCCGCTTTTCTTGACTTCGTCAAAGTGCACGCTCTGCAACTCGGCGGAGTCGGTTTCGGCGTCGCTTTTCTACag TTCGCCGGTATCTGGTTTGCGATATCCCTGGCAAAGTCCATCAGAAATACTTACGAGTCGGTTTAA